A window of Macadamia integrifolia cultivar HAES 741 unplaced genomic scaffold, SCU_Mint_v3 scaffold478, whole genome shotgun sequence genomic DNA:
atgtggagttcgtcatcccattaaagtatcttgaagaacgagctcctcacattctagactacatcgttattatcaaagagctacctgaatttttctatggcTTGGAGAGGGAtgtgcaccatgatataatcaccctcacactttACAAAATTCGaagacgaattttttctaagagagggcaagttgatgtagataagtcacttgggtttattttattgcaaataagccttgggttgtgttatgtatatgttgggcctttgatcccataggttttctttgaaattggccactttaatgggcctaaaatatgggtagaatgtaggaaaacgggattttattcattagtttaattagttgctatttaattcaataaaggctcattaggccattagttggttgtaaagtcctatatggactattagttagttagtcctactctatGCTGGAATCATAAAGTCAAgccctagtcctattttgaattcctagttgtagtaggagtgtctagtcctattgggaaactagctcctagttgtagtaggagtatctagtcctattgggaaactaactcctagtattagtatgattataaacttcccctctataaatagagaggcatatgtcccATTATTGAAGagattttgaatgaaagaaaatttgtATTTATGAAAGAAACTTTGCAACTAAACGCTTAGAGCAGCTAacatagctgtgggtgagaagcccaagctgagatagccacttcctttattctctttcacccttctcaaccccccatttgttttattcttcttttttttttttttatttgttgtaacattcaaaaggtatagttcagattttgataaaagtctccagaaatcagaaccaatcagcaatcctagtgggaataggagagagatcgatctcctctctttctctcttctgtactctgttcagccaagTCTTCAATCaaggtattccaggcctcataagggtcccacgatccttacctagtcactatTGGAAGCATTcggctgctgttcttgaaggttcttctcagttttctctcctagatcagaaaatcaagaaagcttgtaacttcacaaccagccatcagaatcctctcatctttgggggtttttgtaccctccctagggactatctacgcccaagagtgcagctcaatcggactcctatagccctggccgcacctctctctccacctctacaggtctttctctctcctatcaggttaagttttgggctggttttgctcctatatgggtattgtatccttggggatttatttgatggcattatttctttgtttcttactcttatttatattgtttgggattataaactgcggagttagttacttgtaatctactcctgcattacatGGGCTGGTCAAAACTGGTCGAAACTACCAAAATTGGTCGAAATAGGGCTGGTCAAAATACTCTAAACTGGTTAAAACTGACCAAAATATCGCCGAAACAGGTTGAAACTAGTCAAAATCAGTAACAAATTAAATTTGACCCTTGTTTACATCTCAGCCCCGCTTGAAACTGGGAAATTTTCAGTCGAAACTTCTGAGATTTAGAACTATGCCTACTCCCAAGAAGCGGGAGTGCAACACAACAGAGCCATAATGACCAGATAATTTGTTTACCAGAGCAAAGAGAGCAGGTATACAAAATAATACAAATTAATAGCACAAGGAAGTTCTCTAGCTTCTATCGAACATTCTTCCAATCAAAGAAGAACCACCCATCTCGGATTTAACTCTAAAACTTCCTAAACGGTAAGAAATCTCTATCGAACATTCCCAGTAAAACCTATCCACACGAAATGGAGTGTGGGGATGAACAGTAACTCTCCCACCCTTTCCTTTCCTAGTTGTCGTACCCCACTACATGTAGGACCCACTTCCCTAAGTTTCCCACCCCATACTTTGCAAACAAACAAGGCCATAAAGAATAGGTACAGCAGGTTTCTCCTCATATCCTAGCTTCCACTAGAACTTATCAACACCCTTTTCTTCCCCACACTGTTTACCATGGAAAGTTTGTCAGCTTTCACCACAGAGTGAACTTTCAAAACCCATCACTTTCAGAGAGATGATCTTAACAAttctcttctgttcttcactAACACAAAGGAAGACAATCCAACACCAGAGCAACTTATCCAAGTCAAATCTTTAAATAGCTACACACCAAATATCCAAAAACATAATTTCACTTAATCGTTTTCAATCACAAATGAATGGACCAAAAGAGAGAAttccaaataaaatattacagAAAACTTCTCCAACACCCAATCAAATCATTCCTGAGAACATAAATCAACTGATCATTTAGCCACCAAAACCAGATAAAGACAAGGGAGAGAATGTTCCATTGCACTGATCATTGCTAGAGTTGGATTGGTACATATTAGCAATTTGATCAACCTTTAGACAATACAATGAGCAAACCCATTAACCATTTCAATGCTTCATATGATTACTCATGTATGTAAAGAGCAcaccacaccacccccccccccaaaaaaaaaaaaaaaaaaagaagttgattCTTTGGCAATACAAGAATTGGGCTAAAATTTCAATGTTTATTAGCTTCTCATTGAGGCACAGCAGTCGGCTTTTTGAATTTTGCCAATGCTTATATATTTTTCCACCAGAGGTTCACAATCAAACGTTTAAGCTTTCAGCCAAACTATATAGGTCTGTGAATGCTCAATAAGTTTTCTCAATACAAGCCTACATTTGGCCTTAGACACATTACGTACAGAATGCACCTAAAGTAGCTTTTTGACATTTCTCTTTTAGCAATGCTTATGTCGTGGGTGGTAACAATACCTCATGTCATAACATCTATAGAGAAATTCTGGCAAGGGAGGGTCAGCGGCATTGGAAACCTCATGAGGTTAAAATATTTGCACTGATCTTTATACGAAGGAACCCTAAGGCTTATGTAGTTGTAAGTAGTATTTTGAACTATTCTTGGGGGCATCCTATTGAAAAATTGACAGTTGTAGTCATAATAGGTAAGAATGTTCATCGAATTACAAAGCATCGTTCCATATAGTATCAAGAATCGGTCAACCCTGGACTGGTCTGGATCAGGATTGGCAGACTTGTTAAGAGTTTTTTGTACAGTGGATAATCTGATTGGTTCACAGTGGACCAGCTGATCCATCATGGACCAGACTGGAGATTGGTTGGGATTGATCCCACCCCAGATCCCGATCCCTCGAACCTTGTTGTCCCATATCATATTAACAATCCTGATCATTTGCGATACCAAGAGCATGACATACTTGTGAAAATTTATGCATgaatatacacaaaaatatataaCACAAAGGccattatgaaactaatgatttCCATAGTGTGAAGCCAGAAAATGGATCAAAATATATACCGTCCAAAAGCTCATAAATCAGGACGAAGTTATTGCGAATAGCATCTTCATCAAATGCTCCACCAAAATAGGATTTGAACAGGTTAACAGCCTGCAcataaattttgaaaactaGATGCATGagcttgttaaaaaaaaaaaaaaatcagaaatctaGTTTATGAaaagtaacattttttttttttgggggggggggggggaggggaacacatttttattacttttaatAACAAAAAGGAGTCCAACCTTTCTCACTTTGAGACTATCAAATTAAACAATGATCTAAGAACAAGCCTTCCCAAAAATACAACCCCTTGAAACAAGTTGATTTACTCATCTAAATGACATGGCAATTTTCAAACGAGATTCTTTATCAAATATCTGTTTTATGGATTCTTGTTAAATATTTGTTGTAAATTTACTAGCATGATGACCCCATCATTAACATTTGTGACAAGTGGGTATTTTTGTGAAAGTTTTTCTTTATGTCTAGTCTGTAAAGTAAAAGGGGCAGATCCAATCAATGACAGAAATCCCATAACTCAATTTGATGGGTTTGATTGATGCATGCATGTGTTGACATTACTTATCACACTAATGGAGGTGATAGATAATGACAGGGGGTGAAATAAATGGATGTTGGAGgctgattttatttctttccctttcttaaCATGTTTTGATTAAATTAATTCCCATTCAACAATGACAGAATACTAAGCTTTGAAGACCCATAGATAAGAAAGAATGTATCAACCGAGACTTCCAAAATCCACATAATGAACCGTTATAACCCAGGCCAATAACAATAAAATCCAGCATtcaaaataagggaaaattttgaatgcaaaatcatattcaattttcTCCCTGCTCCCTCAGTAAGATAATCTAACCGATAGGTATGCAATACTTTAATCAATTGCATTGGATCGTTTCCTATGGGCAAGGACAGTTTCTTACCACGATTTTTCGGTGGAATATATAGTTCAGAACCCTTTCATTCTTTAGGAAATTCTTTCTATTTCCCTTCTCATAATCTTTTGAGCAGTTAAAGGTAGAAAAATGAAAGGACAGCAAATAGCAATGCATTTATATAACAATTTTATTTGCACTAGAGAGTAGCATTATAAgattataatatgtaaaatggacCTACACGAACATGTTGCATCAAGTAGCTATGACAAAAGATTTTCTCAAGTGAGAAGTATAATGAAAATGAAGCATATTCCTACTACTAAGTACTGGAACTAAATTAGCAAACCCTTGTCCAATGACTACACTTGTAAACACACTGCAACAGCAACCCTTGAGCTAGATTTTCAACTAATATTTTTCCAGAACTAAAACTGCAGCTTGCTCCCAAGGTttacgggaaaaaaaaaaagacgaaatCACTATTGGAAACACACAAACAAGTATAGGAAGATGATTTTGTACCTCAACGACAAACTTGAATGCACAAGCGACATTGGCATTGCTGCTAACAACAATCACAATGTACACATTGCTAATTCTCATGTAAAAGAAAGAGCAACCTCCAATCTGCCGAACAGGACAGGTACCAAGTTCTTTTGTTTGCATTATATGCATTCGGAAGGCATCCACCATATTCCCACTAAAAGAATCATTACAATTAATACATAAACACATGTCAGTATCcccagagaaagaagaaaaatcataatgTGGAGTACAGGACCAATCATACAATAtatcaaccaaaaaaaagagtaaCATTAATTAACGCTGTGAACGCATGCCAAGTTCTAACAAGCACTATGCTGTGGTCAGCCTGATTCTATCTGAACCAGAAAGAAACAACTCAAAAAAGTAACACAGAACCAATCAGTAGATTTTATTGGGCTGACATTCATAGTGTTGCAATATAAGGGCCGTAATGCCAATTTGGTCATATGTGATTAAGAATATCGGCAGGTCTTAGTTTCACCTAAAGTAGGAAGTTTTTTAGTTCATGATTTATCTTTCTTGAGGATGACATGTcacatagaattaaagtgggatggacgaAAAGGAGAAGTGCGACCGGAGTTTTGTGCAACCGACATGTCCCTATaaaacttaaaagggaaaattctatggGACAGTCATACACTCGGTTATGATATATGGTGTGGAATGTTTGGCAGTTAAGAAGCGGCACATTGATAAGTTgtgtgtagcggagatgagaatgttaagatggatgtgcaggaaaactaggaaagataagATAAGGAATGCAAGCATTAGCGTAGACTTGGGAGTTACCCCAATTCATGATAAACTTTGggaaagtcgtttgagatgcTATGGCCATATACAACGGAGGCCATTGGATGCAAGGGAAAGAGGGGTGATCTGATCCAAATAGATGGATATAAAAGAGCTAGGGGGCAAGCCAAAactgaccataggagaagtggtgaggaaagacatgcacagaTTAGGTCTTGCTCCAAATATGGCATCGAATAGAGCGGATGGAGGTCCACGACCCAGGTAGCAGACCCCACCTAGTTCTGTCCGACTTCGTTACTATTtatgtgatttgtttcctttcacTTACTTTTCCTGATCTCAgtccttgcttggatccatgtagccgaccccattaagttgggataaggtttgttgttgttgttgttgttgatttatCTTTCTTGAGGAGTATTAGCGTACAAATAGGTAGGGCTACTAACTCTACAAACCCACTCTTCCTCCCACACATTGGCTGTAAAATCTAACTATTTATTGGGAGAGTGTTTCCTATCCGGGAGCGCAACCTACACCGACAGGAAACACCCAATGATTGCCTCTGGAAAGGAATCAATTCAGGGGGCAGAGAGGTCATTTCAGggcaggggaggagagagatagatacaaggGAGCACTAATGTAGGTTACACTCCCAGACAGaaattcttttttccatatttatttttcataCATTTTAAAGCCCACATTGGAGGAGAATGCATATGTTGAGTTTTGCAACCCTAATTGTTCGTGGTATAGCATTTCTCATCTCTCTTTTGTGAAATAGACTCAAAGGGTAAAACATGATGTACTCATGATTTATCTCTGTTTACAAAGTAGAAATAAGAAAACAGCATAATGTATTCTCCCTCTCCTAAGCACATTGTGAGTCTCTCGAATCAGAGGGTATGTTTCTAAATGAATGGAACCAACACCTAGAGGAACAATGAGAGTACTTCATTAGGGTATTCAAACCTAAGAGGTAAGACAGCTAGCTATATGATAGCTTTTATCTCAGCAATTTAACTATTTGGTAAATTTTCTGACAAAAGTATTTAAGGTGTTCCAGAGTAATTCTatcaagaccaaaaaaaaatctgattaatCTTAGTCTATGGCCACTTTTGgttctttatattttattcaaatctgcttgtgtcatttaaaaaatatctaTCAATCGGTAACGGTTCTGTGCCAATAAGTTTATTGTTGAGCACTATAGCTTGTCTAAGATGATTCTAAAATAGAAGTAACAACAAACAGGGGGTAAAAAGGATCTACTTCCATGTCTTATGCATATACACTTTCCATCCAAAAACTTTGTACAGGTATAGCCCATAATCTTTAGTCTCCTACTCAATTTGAATACTGGTTCCAATTGGGCCTTCAATGACTAGCCAGTTCCTTTCTATCCACAGATCCCAATTGATTGTGTGAGGGTGTATTTTCAAAAGTTCCCAGTCCCTTTGACTGACGTTCTGAGTGTTCCATATTTGGATAAACAAGGGATAGTTGATTGGGTATAACCATCTAATTCCATAAGCTATTACTGTGTCAGTGCACAACCCCattgagaaagaagaggaagaagcagatTAGTGACCCACTTAGATCTCTAACACAAAACAGGCAGAGAATTGAAATGCAAAAAATGCAATCCTTCGAATTGTTAATCATGAGAACTTTATATTGGCAAGTGGTCTAAGGTAAGATTTTCCGTTTAGAATGCAAACCCTCTACCAATATTCCTTGATCTGTAAAGAGATATTCAAATTGAGACTCAACCTTTATTCTAGCATTTCGAACGATGGAAGATCTAGCTCGTTAACAAACACCACTAGTGTTTAAATTCCATCACCGCTCGAAACCATAAATTTACTCCAACCAAAACAGAAACCGGTTTTTGTATAAACATTTCTGCCAGCTAAACTGACGTACCGTAATTCTTAATGCCCTAATCGGTGTCTCTATCTCTTTCAAGTCTGATTTAATAGTAATATAAGAATAGACACTACAATTGAAATATGCGATTACAACCAATTATACATTCAAAACTGGAAATCAATAAACCGCACTTCCTTCACAACCACCCACAACATCAAAGATCGATCAAATGAAGAAACCCATATTTCATGAATTCGAAATATACTCACCCGACATCGTCACGATAAAGGCGATTGATGAGAACATCACCGCGGAGATTCAAAAAATAGATAGCGGAAGCCGCCACAGGCATCTCCGATCCCGTGGATCGCTAACTTAAGAACCTCCGAGAACTCAGAAAACTCAAATCGAAAATCTTcgagaagaagacgacgactgAGTTGGGATTTCGGATCTAGGGCTTACGTTTTTGGATCCGAAAGGCTCCCAGTCGTTCCTTGACTTGGATTTGCGACTGTGAATAGAATATGAAAACGTCGTCGCTTAATCAAATGCAGAAACTGTAGCTCTGCAAAAATTTCGCTTTATTCAAAGACCAACAATGTCGATCGTTCCAGGGGAAATCACCATCAGACTTTGAAAAGGTGGTCGtcagatgaaaaagaagaaaaatggttcTAACTGGTTGCCGAGAATGAAAAGACGAGAAATGGCGCAGGTTGTGTTTGGATTCAATTATGGTTCCATCTCATGAATGCCGGCTTGCCCCGGCctggcttttgttttttttttttttttgggctaacgACGGATATTTAGGCCTTGGGCCTGATTAGTCCCATGgacccatactaaccccacaactgcatggaccgggtcatactagggttgaatgagaaccattcaactttcattgaaagcaataAAGAACATTAAAcatccccgtgtgagtggccccaggACTCCaattaggggtgaaagtttgacCTTGACAACCCGAACCTACCCTGGCCcaccctgagcccgaacagggcttgggccTTGTTTTTTTACCTTGAGGAcgagttagggttgaaaaaccccaactctgggtcagggttgggtcaGGCTTGGTTGAGGCCTTAGCCCGATCCAATTCGACCCGAATTTTAACccaaatttttatattaaaatttaggGTTTCTATTGGTAAtttggtatttcatttttttataattttttaatgtataataTATGAATGGgaaaaacatgtcaatcaaggttaatccaaccattgcagaagccaaggtcaactcaacctagcccaacccaccccaacccggccctaacagggtcaattagggcacggttgggttgACATGAACCAGATAGGGTTGGGCTTGAACATGAGGTGCATGGGttaaattttgaggacctagggttagATTAGGTTTTTAaaaaacccggcccaacccaaccctatttcAACCCTAACTCCAACACTCTGGTTGTAGGATGATTAGGGTGTAAGAGCATTTGGATTTTTAAGATCTTTAGTTgtcttgtttttttggtaaagatattTAGTCTTTACTAccaaaagtttaagaaacatcaAAAGAGTTATATATAAAAATGGGGGAAAATAATACTACCTGGTCACTTCCAAACACAGGGTCAAATGAAAAAACCCACCTTGCCCCATGGTTGATGCCTCcacatgctctctctctctcattggttCGAGTGTTGGTATAATAGCCATGTGAACAAGTAACGATCCCTCTCCCACAAAAATGATAATGGGTTGAGAAAATCAAAACTAATCTGAAAACTCTATCCAAGTAAACGACtccaaaaaattgtgttttgctaaaataaatattaagaagATCTTGGGTTCAACAATTGTgggagacaaaaaaaaaaaaaagtggaatatgaaattattttaaatttattaaacaatatattcaaatttcttatatgttacattttttgCATATTTTAATACAAATTAGTCAAAGAAATCCTTGGAGCTTTTACTTTCCTACATAGATTGAAAGTACTTAGGTTACATATATTTCTAGGTGTTGAGGATGAGCTAAAATCACAATTAGATGTTTTGGATTCAATCCTAAATTAGATATAACCAATCTTGAATGTCTGCTGGTTTCCCTCCTTTTTATGAAAATGGTCAAATTTCAGATTCACATTCAACAAAACACCCTCCCATGTATGTATTTTATAATCTTAACTCCGTTTTATCATTTAACAAATTCtacttaaaatgaaatttaaatagAGAATTTTGGGGTATACACGACCTCAAAAgatttgaatctctctctctctctctctctcacacacacacacacacacacacacacaaaagtcAAACAACTGTATGGCTTGCAAGATACGATGAACCATACAGTAAAGGTACTGTTTAAATCTTAAGTCTATGACTAACTACAAAGGCTCCCAGTTGCGGTCCAATCCAGATTGACCCCAAACATTTTTGGCATATTTTTCTTCAAACAGTCAACTCACAGAGGTAAATCCATGAGCCAATGCAGTACTCCATCAGAGGGTTGAACACCAAGAGGCCTGAAAGCTTACCACTATCAAAAGAGCCACAGAGATCATTCCATGAGCCAGTGTAGTACTCCATCAAAGGGTTCAACACCAGGAGGCCTGAAAGTTTACCACTATCAAAAGAGCTACAGTGATCATGCCCCTTTAACCCAACCAAATCATTCAGTTTAATGGGAAAACAGAAACTCAACAAGGTCTGCAGTGGCAGACAGTTCTTGAGTATTTGAACTAAATCTGTCATCCTGGTTCTTGCGCGGAAACCAGTCTTCAAGGCCACAAGCACAAGCAGACACATCTACCATACACCTACCGGAAAGTTCAACCAACAGCCATAGATGCAGAAGATTCAACTAGTATACTCATAATCATCTTCAAATAGGAATAACTGGAAGCTACATTTTGAGGTTAAAAATTAACAGCCAAACTTCTCATAATTgataataaaaggaaaacaaatttcCTGAAAATCTACGTGGTAATGTAACCATATCTTGGCTTTGAACAGATGAGACTTGTTTCAGTCCAAGCTCCAGGGTGAGAACGTGTCAGCAACtcaaaattggaaaaatattAGGCAGAGAGCCACTTCAGATCCTCCCTGTGAACCATTCTGTAGGAACGCTGAATCGCATCTAGTGACCAAGATGATATCCATCCAAGACCAAGATGATCTCTTCAAGAATTTCCCCCGTGGTTAGCACCTCAATGATATTCACCTTCAATGTAAACTATGAACTAAAATTAAGACCGCATGATACAGTTAGCTTGCGGCAGCAAAGTCACGTCAGCATCATTTTAGTGAGAGTTTGCAGAATGAGTGCCCCATCCCATAGATGCGTACGTTGACAAGCTCTGAATTGATTGGCCATTGTTGTTGCAGGCTCCAGAACTGTGGTTAAGGGGGCTTCCGGGCTCTCTAGATGACTCACTTGAGGCCCCTTGAGAGGGGGGGCTACCTGTGGCGACTGGTGCCCCTAGTCCTACAATCTGGGGTGCTGGTGTTAATGAAGGCTGGCGTTCTGGCTTTTGCTTTTTACCATCGGCGACAAAGCTTCCCACCACAACCTAGTGTTGTCCAACAGGAAACACAAACATTAGTAGagataaaaaattgaagacATAAGACAAAAGGGGACTGAAAGTACTGGACAGAACCTGAACAGGGCCCGCTGCCATTAGCATCCCAGCCACTCCACCACCCAAGACTCGACCATCCGATCCTGCCAATGATACACTCAAACCACCAGTCCTACTGCGAGTACCACCATTTTCCATAAGTAAAAATGAACCTGACAGAGATATTATCTCAAACCGGCCCTGCATGGAAAGGTTTAAGCATGGAATGTAAACCAAGAAATCACATTTGGGATTGTTGAACAATTTCCAGCTCATATCCAACTATGGTTTTCACCATAGATAAATTTCGTTTCATTGATAATTCCAGACAGACACAATAAACCAGATTTTAAGAAAAGGTTTCCCACTAGCTCCATCACcacataaaataagaaaaatctagagCTCGAATATCTCTAGGTGCTTCAGCTTGATTCTCTTAACTGTAGCAGTGTTCTCATTCCTGTTGTATTATCCATATTGTCTTTAATTTCCTAATGTTTTGACTTTCAGAATAAGGATACAACTTTGGATTGAGAGACATTTAGAACCTCTATATATTCCATGTCAGACCCTAAAAAATGATTCTGTCTTGACTTTAATCATAAAGAGAATGCTAAGAAGTACCCATAGGTGTTTGTGCCCTGGAGATAACAAGAAACTGTATTCACATCTATTACACTTATGTGGGCAACCAAGCTCAGTTCAATGCCTTCCACGCTTCTCTTAAGAAAAATAAGGAACAAAAGATAAGCAGCGTCAGAACCAGGGATCAATGAATGACATGAAAATAACTTGAAGATTCAAATAGCTAAGGCTACCCCTACTTATGTAAGGCTAGGTCGGACAACCCAACCGCAATTAGGATCAATAAACAGTCACTGATGTAGGTACTAATATCAGTACATGTAATAGTCCCAAACAATAGACAAAATACCCTCTAATAATCCCAACATCAACTAGCAGTAGAGGTCTATAGCATAACCTAAATAGGCAATGAGTAGCAACTCAAGAATACCCAATTGGCTGAGCCTAGATTAGGTCAAAACCGGAAAAATAAGACTGCAATTATATCATCTATATGTGGACACTAGTTACAGCTCGAAAACCATTCGAAACTAGGCCCCAATAACATGGCACAAACCCCAAAATATCAGACTGAGATTCTGGACAGGACGCAAGTTACCTTAGTCATTGAAAATTAGGTCAAATAGGAGAACCATAATAACTCACAGAATAGGCCTCTGAGGCTGAAATCAGGTCAAGTAGGGCCTATGGAAGGCCTGTCAGATTCTCTAAATATAAGATTGAGTTGATGGCTGTACAAGTTTGACCAGATCTTGAATTAGGTCAAGAAAGAAGAGAATTATGATATCTCCAAAACCAGGTCTCAAAAAGGGACCAAACTCTGGTCGAAGGGGCGCTTCTGGTGGTCTGAATAACTCCTCCAAAAATCACACTCAACTGATGGTTGAGTACTGAAATCAGCAGACAAAAAATAGTCTCAGTTTCAGGAGAAAGAAGTGCAGGCATGGTTTTGAACCCCAACATTTACTGAATTAGCAACCAAACTAGAACCTCAGAAGATACTCCAATAAGTCTTAAATGGTTTTAATCACACacagaaaacagaaattaagaaaaaagagaaaagggggaaTTGATTGATAGAAGGGGGATGGGATAGTTGGCTATCTTAGCCAAGGCATCTCACCTAACATAGACTCTCTCAGTCGCAGCCTCTTTCAGGACAATAATTTGCACAAAAGCAAGCTTCAATCTTCATTAAAATCGTGCGGAGACCTCTATGGGTCTGTTACAATTTATAGGCCCAAGTATGAAACctcaaaatagaaacataaaggaaaaggaaacttatgaagaaaagaaagtctCTAAAAAAGCGAGACTGAAGAAACGACATTCCCTTGGACAAGACAAActaataaaggaaacaaatcaaaatcTTCTAGAAGCATGCCCAATCAAGGAAGCTTTGGAGCTTTCCGTCCAAGGCACACTTAAACTCCATGATTTGGGTTAGAGGGACCCAAAACCCCCCAGCTGATAGTGGGGCCCAGCACAAGCTGGTTGGCCCATGTATTGAGGTGATGGGCCACCCTTAAGATGATTCTTGCTGCTGTTGTAGTGTTGCCCATAGAACGATCCACATAATAATA
This region includes:
- the LOC122068902 gene encoding AT-hook motif nuclear-localized protein 10-like, which codes for MAFSQQGSRTVCILSANGAICNVTLRQPATSGGTVTYEGRFEIISLSGSFLLMENGGTRSRTGGLSVSLAGSDGRVLGGGVAGMLMAAGPVQVVVGSFVADGKKQKPERQPSLTPAPQIVGLGAPVATGSPPSQGASSESSREPGSPLNHSSGACNNNGQSIQSLSTYASMGWGTHSANSH